aagagaaccTTTGGTTTGAGCCATCTTAATCTAGGCTAAAATGGCTGCCACCCCACTCCCCATAGGGAAATCTAGAAGGCCATCCCGGAGGTGGGTCTTGATCCGGAGGACTGGTACCTGGTCCGGTCTGAGGCAgcgctgctgctgctactgctgctggaCTCAGAGTCAGAGCTGCTCCGAGGAAGGCTGCAGTCATTACGATACACCAAGAAACTCTTCTTTACTGGCTGGTTTCCACCGCTGAAGCCGTTGGCTGGTAAGTcttggttggggggaggggggaagggaaggaatcaGTCAGGAAGATGTAGATCAGAGATCTACTGGGGGTAAGAGGGACTTGGAGCTTGGCTTTCGCTTCTGTGCTGGAAAATTCCTCCAACCTTGGCCAGCAGAGCTAGCTCTGGGCAGTGTCCACCACAGTTGGCCACAGCTCTGCCCCACCCCTTGCACTTCCCTTGGCAGTTACTGGCCTTAGGATACAAATGGCTTAAAGGAGATTCCCCAAGGAGGATAAGAAGAGAAAAGGTGAAGTGATACAATGGAGGAGCGGGGGGCCCTGGATGGGAATCTAGCTGGGTCAgcatctctgggcttcagtttccccatctgtaaaatgagggaattgAATTAAAGGATTCCTAAGGGCCCTTCTAGCTCTGATATATTATGGGCAAATGAAGGGATAGGTGGGAGTTATATTGGGAAGGATGGCAGCTTTGCTCACTCTACTGCGGGGCTGGGTGATGGTGAGGCTCACCCATTGGGGGGTCTTCTGTGGATTTATCACTGTCGCTGTCTGAGCTCGAACTGGGCCGAGGGCTCCTACCCCGCTTGCGCTGACGCAGGGAGCCCATGATGGGGAGCTGGGGGGGCCCCACAGGACTGCCTCCGTGGCTGGGGGTCATCTGGCTCTCCCGGTTTTTGGGGGGCCGGCCCGGCCTCTTGGGCGGTCCAGCTGTCTTCGGGTTCTTTTTGGAGAACAGAACTGAGGTTCTCCTGCCCACCTCATGTGCGGGGGTTGAGGACATGTTGGGACCCAGgcctggagcagagaaagagagaaggagagtcGGTGAGGGGCCTGATGTGGGAAGGGCATACGTCCAGGGTAGGCCCTGGGTATACAGGACCATAACTCCAGCTAGAGTAGGGGAGATAATCTGGGGGGCATGGAGTTGGGAACATTGTCTCTTACACAAATAGCCAGAGAGGCAGCTAAGAGGCCCTTGACTGGGGAATGAGGGAGAAAGTACAGCTGGCTGTGCATGAGGGACCTCTGCCTGGGGCATGGCAGGCGCTGAGTGTGTGCTGCAGAGTCAAAGTCTGGCTGGCCTCGGGGTCCACCATGCTGCGGGGTTCAGACCTTTGCCTGTCTCCTGGCTGCTGCTCTCCTCGGCGGCACTGTCTGTCTGCCCATCCTTGTCACAGGCTGCCGGGTGGGGTGTCAGGCTGCCCCGGCTGGAGGGGCCATGCCGCTCAGGCCCATCCCGTCCAGTTTCCCGCTGGTTGGCAAGCTTGCGCCGCAGTGCCGTCATCTCTTTCTTGATCATCTTTGCACGCCTTGAGCGGCCCACGCTCTGCTTACTGGCATTCACCTCATCCAGCCGCTCGAGCAACAGCTTCAGCTGCTCTTCCACCGGCAAGTGCTTCTGGTTCTCCAGCAGGACCAGCCGCTCTTCCTCTGCTGCCAGGGGTGGGAATAGGGAGGAGAGGGTCAGACTCAGGGCAGTCCTCTGGGCCCCGTGAACCTGGGCAGGCAACAAGAAACCCACTCTTCTCCCCCTCTGCTCCTCACCAGGAGCAGCTGTAAAACAGTAGCACCGAGATGTGCAATGGCAGGGACTGCGATCCATTCACCCAGTCTGGCTTCTTAGAGCGCACTCCTGGGGATAGCTTGCCACTGCTCAGCCTAGCTGCTTCCTGCCTACACAATGCCTGCTCCCAGGAGGGGACTTTGGAAAGCTGTTCATCCCTGGCATTGGCCTCTATGTGGAGGTGTGACTTATCACCCACCATCTTCGGTGTGGTGTGAGGCCTCGTCTCCAGCCAGGCTGTGGGGGATATGCATGCCCGTCTCAAAGTCAATGCCCATTTTTTCTGCCTGGCGCCGGGCCTGGCGGAGCACAGCACCACCCTGCTCACGGAGCCGCACTGCTGCCCGGTAGAAGATGGTATCCTTGGCATTATACTTGAGGCAGTTGCTGACGATGAGGTTGAAGTCCTCCTCAAAATCATCAAAGTTCAGGTAGCGGTAAGCCTCCAAGTTCTGCTTCATGGTGAAAAAGTCCATAGGCTTTTTGATGTGGTCTAGGTAGTCAGGTACCTGGGAGAACACGGTAGGTGTAGCTAAGTGGAGATACGTTCCTCATTCCCCCTGAACCCCTGTTCCTGATAAACCTCCCTTGAAATGCATCCAGCAACCTCCTCCCACCACAGTTAGAGGCAGGCATTCAGCACAGGGGAAAAGAAAGCCGGATTCTAGTCTTGACTTTACTAgtcacaagctgtgtgaccttggcaagcctcttaacctctctgggccttcttTTCCTCACCTAGAAAACAGTAATGAAATTACAGCCAAATCTATCTCCTAGAGCCATATGACGCTTTAGTAAGAAAATGACTAGGGGAATCCTCTGGAAAAAAACACCACCTTGCATTCCTATAGCTCTTTTTACTTATCATTAAGACTTATAAGGAGGCTGCTGCCTCAGGCCTCtcattttataccttttagagAGAAGAGTCTGCCAGTCAGGACCTAGGGCTTCAGAGATGGTTCTTTAGGTGCTGAGCCTTCTAAATTCTCCGTTCTAGGGTTCAGCACCCGCAAAGTGTCTTCCTGCCCTGGGATAATTCATTTGGCAGACTCAGTCCCTGCCTCTGGGGAAGGAGTGCAGATTGCCTCCCATTCTGGGCCCTTGGGATATGACAGGGACAAGACAGAGTCCAGGTGATGCATGTGGCTCCAGTTCATCCTGGAGCCCCAGAGCCACCAGCCCCTCTCTTCAAGGTCCCCTCCTAGTCCCTGGCCCAGACCTGCAGCGGGGGTCCATCTgggagaggaacagaaagaaggtgGAGTGAGGGGAAGGGATTCTTACTTCGTCCAATTCGGTTACCTCAGACAGAGGGACCGGCTCGCTGAAGATGTTGCCTGTGTCCTTCTCTTGGAGCTGCTCCAGGGTTTTTCGAAGGAGGATGAGGAAAGGGGTCAGCTGCATCTCCATGGCAATCTGCTGGACCTTGATCTGACACACATAAAGGCCCAATCAGCCAGGCCTAGGCCAGTCCCGTGGCAGAGAGGTCTGAGGAGATGGTTGTAGCTGGTATGGGAACTCgccttccttcccaccccacaCAGCTCGGTGTACTTGACTCCTTTGGACTTTCCCTTCCTTGAGCTCCCAGCACCAGCTACCTGCATCACATAATTTAGGATTCCGGTCACACTCTCCTGCGACATTCTGCTTCCGGTGGGCTTGAGAGCAAACTGAGCTCACGAGACCTGACTCCCGCATCAGCCCTGTTGCTTCCTGGACAGGTGACACATACTTGtccatgttttctgttttcctgggtCTGTTTTCTCTACTGTAAAAAAGAGTTGGCCCAGGAGCACTCACCGTCTCCCTTTTGAGCTTCTCCCGCTTGCGGATCAGCTCCACCAGCAGCCGGGCTCGCTCCAGGTCGTGCCGAAGCCGCTGCCAGGACTTGAGCTGTTCTTTGAGGGCCCAGTTCTTGTCTTCAGAATCTCTCTGAAGAGGCAAAAGAGGGATCAGGAAATGATGAGAGAGCCAGAGGGGACGAGAGCCCAGGAAACTTGGGTCAAGGGCAGGTAAAGCCAAAGGAGGGAGCACAGTGATTTACTGGTAGGCTCACTAACTAACTGAAGTGGAAGCTCCTCAACCCACGTGGCCCCTAGGCCCAGCACGGAGTCGGTGCTCAGTATATGCTTGCTGTGAACGAACAGATGAACACATAGGAAAAATGCGTTAAAAATCATCTGTAAGGATTTCATCCTGAGCTTGCTTTGAGGCTTAGTTTAAAGGAGGAAACAGCCCAAGCCCTCAGACACTGGAAACTACATTCACAAATCTCTgtccttggggacttccctggcggtccagtggttaagactccacgcttccaaggcagggggtgcgggttcaatccctggtcggggaactaagatcccacatgccgggcgGTACGCCCCCCCCAAAATCTCTGTCCTCGTGCCCCTGGCACTAGTTCCTAGAGCCCACAGGGAATCTGACACAGTACCCCAACTTGGTCACAGTTCCTCTGAGACTGCAAGTGTGTCTGCAGGCGACGCAGCAGTGGGACCCCATTCCGTGACTGCCTCTTTAGCGTCCAGTAGCTGTGCAGCCTCTGCATGAACTGGCTCTTCCTTTGGATGGTCAGGCGGTTAGTGATTTTACTGAGCCTGGGAAGCaggagagcaaagagaaaaaccTCTTGGGCCCTGATTTTCTTAAGCAGAACAGTGGTCTCTGGCTAATGAGGGTTTCAGAGTGGGGCTAAATAGGGAATAAATCTACTGTCAAAAAGGCCTATGACACTGGGCTAAGGCAAAGCAGAGCAAAGAGAGCTGTCAATGGCAACTCAGCAGACAGGGAGCCAAGCTCCCAGCTCTAAGCCAGATCCATAATTCTGTTCACCAGTGGGTCAGGGAGCCTGCCCCTAACACTGCTCTTGGCACTGCAGCCCAGAGTGCTATTTGACCCTGGGATACCCAACTCAGACTGAGCCTGGGAAGGTTTTAAGATGAAGTACTACTGTACAGCAGTATAGGAAATCGACTATGTAGCACAAGCGAGAGTAAAAAGCAACTGATGACTGTAGCCCTCATTTGGACTTATTTGTGGCAGCAACCGTTTCACGATTCCTAGAGCGTATCCGTCCCCCTTCTTCATTCCATTCTCCCTTCAGAGTCGGACCATTTCTTCCACTGTGGCTGGTAGCTATTCCATCCTCTTTCTTCCTAACTTAAACCACCTCATCAAAACGGAAGGCAGTTTAAAACACGTTAGGTCTGCCAGATAAAAGCTGAAGTTTCTGTTTCCTAGTGTAAAAGCCAGGTGACCTGCTAGAGCTCATCtcttttgatattaaaaacaaaaaaaacccaaaacttctATGTAGCTCCTGATAGGAAGAAGATACCCCAACCCTGTCACTCCACTCAGGGGGCTGTCAGTCTCCAACAGGGCTTCTTCCCTCAACAGCCTGTCCACCTGCTTCCCTCATACCTGTGTGGTGGGATGCAGGGCACAGACACCACAGGTGCTGCTGCCCGTTTCTCCGCCAAGATCTTCCGCGCCTTCTTCATCTTGATCCGGGACTTGGCCTTGGCCTTCTTGACCTTCTCTGAGCTCCAACTCttaccctcctcctcctcctcctcctcctcctcctccccctcgcTGTGGGACAGGGCAGGCAGGCGGCGTGCTGAACCTGGAGGCGTATGGATGTCGCAGTAGGCAGTCTTGCGGACGCTGAAGGAGGTGCCATTGGCACCCGTCTCCCGCACAGGCTCCATCTTCATGTAAAGGCCGGCCTGCTGGGCACACGTCACATGGAAGGCTGTGTAGCAGTTGGCCTTGTGGCACTGGATGCAGGCCCCTGAGCCCCTCTGTTTGCAAATGTAGCAGGTCAGCTTCCAGCGAGCTGGCGGGATGTGCTCGATGCTGTCGATAGGCTCCAGGAAGACCGTGTTGGCGAAGCAGACCTCAGGGATCCATAGGGCACACACCACATGGGCCCAGCGCCCATCATCTGTCTGCTTGAAGGCACCACCCTTGTTGGGGCACAAGGCGCAGTCCACAGCACGGGAGGGTGACTGTAGGCAGCGGCGGCACAGCCACTGGCCCTCAGGGATGTAGGGGACACCGTAGCACTCCTGGTGCACAGCCAGGTTGCACATGTCACAGAAGAGGATGACATTGCTGTTCTGGCACTCACCATCATTGCAGATACAGCACACTGCATCTTCATCCACGAGTGCATTGGGGTCGCCTTTATTGTGGCTCTCAAAGTAGGACTCTTTCTCCAGCCGGTCCATTAAGTACTCAAAGATTTCCTGCGGAATGGGACTCACACCCTCCGTCTTCCGCCGCTCGTTCATGATATCCAGCCAGATGTAGTCCTCCTCATCCATGTCATACTCTACTTCCTCATCCAGCTCTTCCGCCGACTTCTCGATGTACCTGCAGTGCACATAGGCAGCTCAGCACCAGAAGGTTGAGATTTCCCTCCTTTAAAGACCATGGGTTATATCTGCAGAGTACTCACCCTTTTCTAGGCCTGTGCCTTTACATCTGTGTTGTCTATTCTCACCTTTACCCCAGGCACTCTAAGTCCTATAATCATTCTtattttgcagaaaaggaaaacttaCATTTGGGGAGGTTAATTCACCTGCCCTGGTCCTCTTGtgagaaagtggcagagctgggatatgAACCCAACCATGCCGATTTCAAAGCTCACGTCCTAGCTTGCTACACTGCCTCCTTTGAGGTGCAGAGGCTCAGCCAGACTCCTGAAGGATGGGGCAGCTAGGACCCATTATTGGGGTGGTCTGGGTGATGATACAAGGAGTCAGAGGAAGGAAGGTCCTCAGTTttcatttgcaaatcatacataaGTTGTTTTAGCACCAACTGGCTATGTCCTGAATGCAGCTGCTGTAGGTCTTCTGTTAGCTGGTACCAGCATCAGCTCAGGGCTCCCTCAAACTCTAGGTACTCTTTACTCTCTGGATAACCTTGGGAAATAACAGTCAGAATAGCTAAGATTTACTGGGCATTTACTATAagctaggcattgtgctaagttaTCACATTTATTTTCCCCATAGCCATAGGGTCAATGTTTTTGTTGCCCTcactttatagacaaggaaactggaaGCTTTGAGAAGTTAATTAACTGCCCAACACTGTTAGTTCACACaaccaggaagtggcagagtgaGGATTCAAACTCCACTTCACAGCACTCAGTGGGCCAGCAGGACTGCAGCTAAGGATTGCTCCAGGTGCCTGGGATACAAAGTAGGCTCCCCACCCCCTTGCCATGCACACTCTAGGTGGCCTGACCCTGGTGTTGTAAAGCTACAGGGAGCTACAACGGAAAGAACAGGGCTTTGCCCTCTAACAAACCTGGATTTACATCCTGGCTCTGTTACTTTGTGGCATTCGGGACATCACTGGCcttttctgaacctcagtcttatttttatttatttatttttttgtgtgttacgtgggcctctcactgttgtggcctctcccgttgcagagcacaggctctggacgtgcaggctcagcggccatggctcacgggcccagccgctccgcggcatgtgggatcttcccggaccggggcacgaacccgtgtcccctgcaccggcaggcggactctcaaccactgcgccaccagggaagccctgaacctcagttttattGATGACAGAATGAGAAACAAATGGGCTAAATCAAGTGGCACACAGCAGGCCCTAGATAAATGTTAGTTCCCatgcctcccctctcctctccacaaGGGAAATGTGGCTCTGGGGGCTACAGCAGGCCAGGCAAGCACAGGTTCCGGAGCCATGCTCTGGATGACACCAGGCGAGTGAGCTgatctctctgggccttggtttccacaCCTGTAGAATGGTGATGCTAACTTGAACCTATTTCATACAGCTGTTGTGAACATTAAATGAGTTACTACAGgtaaagggcttagaacagtAGCTGGCACGgagcaagtactcaataaatgttagctttattattagtttttgtaTAGATCTGCCCCACCCTGTCTTGCGTTATAACTGTTTTTGTGTCTTAACTCCTCCACTACTAGATAAGAGGCAAGAACCATGTCTGATTCACCACACAGAAATAGGTGCTCAGTGTTGCTCGTTTGAAAGACATTTAGGGGGTGGAAGGGAGGACAGACTAAAATACTGTGTCTATCAGAAGCAACTTCTTCCTTAGCCCTTTACCTCTTCCCCAAGGTGAATGCAATGTCCTCATCCTTGGAAAAGGGTGTGGCTCAGGGCTAGTGTGAAACATCTGGTCCCTTCCAGGCCTTGGCACCAGCTCTCAACCTTTTCTCTGCCATGACACACGTGACATTATGTGATGGTGCATAACACACTCCCACCGTGCACCAAGATTACAGGGTGTGGCGCAGATAAGGTAGGCTGCATGTCACGTACAATTCCTGACACAGCAGCTGACACTCCCCCTCAAGAAAGCATACCAGATGTGAGCAAGGCAAGTGGTGTTATTAGAGGGATGACCTCAAATCttcttacatttatataaaaagtaaatcatTTCCAAAAGAGGCAGTTCTGCTAACAGTAGTAACAAATTACATGCAACACACCTCCCAACTGATTGCAGTGCACCAGCTGAGAGCTGCTGCCTGGAGAACAGATCTGATTCCCCCGAGGAAAGAGTGAATCTGAGTGGAGGGATGAAGAAAAGGAGCagaggagctgggctgggctgcttACTGGAGCCAAGAGCACTGAAGAGCCATTAGGAGAGAgggcaggcccagagaggggtctGTGTGTTGGGAGGTGGGCATGGCAGTCAGTACTAACAGACAAGAGAGGCAGTGGAAAGCCAGAGGGAAACGGAGCTGGGCTGAACAGATGAAAGgatggaagagaggaagaagagactgGCTAGCATGTGAACAGCGGTGAGAGGAGAGTGACACATTGGGCCAAATTACTTGAGTTCCCAaagatttgcttttaaaaaactgagatttAGTATAACATCACATGGGTTGCCCTTCTGGTAAAAACTACCTTTCATATAAAAACCTTTACAACAAGTCCTTGTCAGAGATCAGGCTTTCTGATTAGCTGACACCAAAGATGGCTCCTTAACGAACTCACCCAAATGCCCTCTTTGACTTGGATGCCAAGACTCTAAGAAATTTTACACTTGGTTTTTATTCCATCCTTCAGCTAGGGTTTCTGTATGTAGTTCTACCACCACACTTCCCCACTCCTTCATTTTTTTACCTCAAGTTAAAGGAATTTAGCCTTATgcctgtgactttttaaaaatattaattaattaatttatttatatttggtgcattgggtctttgttgctgcacgcgggcttctcactgtggtggcccctCCTgtcacggagcatgggctccaggcacacaggcctcagcagtcgtggctcgcaggctctagagcacaggctcagtagttgtggcgcacgggcttagctgctccacggcatgtaggatcttcccggaccagggctcgaacccgtgtcccctgcgttggcaggtggattcccaaccactgcgtcaccagggaagccctatgcctgTGACTTTATTAGGAGCCACTGTGACTAATTTTTGGAAGGAAGTGGGGTACTAAGAAACagttaaatgaaacaaataaaagggTCCTTGGAGGAGTACAAAACATAGGCGATGAAAATACTGCTTATGCAGGCTAAAGGATGGGTGACAATAACAGAACAAGTAATGGGAAAATTACTTCTTTAGATTTACAAACTGATTTTATAACCTTATGAAATCATTGTCCCTAGTCTTGTACCTTTAGGCTACCAGAGGAATATTATACCTACTCTGCAGATGGGGTCACTGCAACACCAAAAGCTGAATGCctttcccaagatcacagagtGATGGAGTAATAAGAGTCAGGAACAAAAAATGGGACCTTTTGATACTGTGGAAATAGTgcagctttggagtcagaggaACCTGGGTTTGTCAGCTATCTACTGACATGTGACTTCTTGGTCCTTTTTCTGGAccatggtttcctcatctgtgaaatcagAACAATGCCTACCTGAGTGAgttgtgagaataaaataatggaaTGGCTATAAGGCAGCCAGTGCAGGGCCTGGCATGTGGCAGTGGAGACGAAGTGCCATCGTCATTAGCTGGGGCACTTTTATGCCTTGGCAGGACCGGTGTGCTTCTGCTATGCTTTACCCCTGCCACTTCCTATCACCTAGCTTTGACTCCTGAGCCCTGCTTGACCAGTTTTCCAGAGTTGGGAGGTGGAGGCGGCCTTACCGGTAATAGGAAGTTGGCCGGGGCGGGGCATCAGGGGTATCCTGCTCCAACTCCCGGTATACCACCTCTGGCAGCTTGGGAGTGGTGCTTGCAGAAGCattgtggtgatggtgatggttggAGTCCTTGCGCTTCTCCTTGTTCTTATGCTTGCCTGACTTGGGAGTAGCAGCCGGTGTCTCAGTGTTCTCCTTATTGCTGCCGTTCTCAGGGGCCTCCTCAGGGGCCTCCTCATCTTCTGACACCACATCCAGGTTGTCAAAGATGCTGATGCGGTGGACGCGGCCGTGCAGGTCCACCTCCACCATGCGCTGGGCCTGTGCGTAACTCATCACCTCACGGCTGGGCGACTGGGATACCTCTGAGGGGGTGGGTGACTGCTTGTTGGCTGGGCGTGACTGGCGCCCCTTCTTCTTGTGCTTTCGGAGTGGAGTCTGCTGTGGGGGCGGTGGGTTGTCATGGTCATAGTGGTACAGGTGGTACTCAATACCACTGTAACTCTTGTAGACCTTGCGGCAGGTCTCCACAGGGCACTCATACGGTGGCTTAGTTGCCCGCAAGTTGTGGCAGAAAGTCTTCACGTCAAAGTCCACCCCCATGCTGTCACATCTAGAATGTACAGATCAGTTAGCACAGGCCGAGGGAAGAGTTCCTGGCCACCCACTCCACTCTCTCcagccttccctctccccaaggGTCCTGGCCAGCCAACCTCTACAGCAGCTCCAAATGCCCCCTCCTCCATAACGTGGCCATAGTCTTGGCCTTATCACCTCTTGCCTGATCCTCCTGCTCTATGTCTCAGTTCTTCTAGCCTAATCTCACACAATGTGTCCAGAACGATCTTTCTACCAAGCAGAAACGATCATGTTAGTCTCTTGATTAAAAGCATCCTCCTGATGTTCCCCACTTACTTCAGGATAATATCCAAATTCCTTATGATGATATTCAAGGTGCTCCTTTCACTGTGTGGCCTTAGTCCTCCTTTCTAGATTCTTTTCACCAGTTATAGCTGTATTTCTGTCTAACCAGGACAACTTGCCAGTCCCTGAATGTTACAACCTCTCATTCCTGCAAGATGATCTCTATTTAGAATGCCTTCCAACCTCCCTGATTAGTGAGCTCCCACTCATTCTTCAAAACATGGCTCGAATGTCACTCCTGTTATGCTTCTTTGTCTCTCCCATGGAGAGCTATGTTTCCCCAGCATTTCATCCTCACCTCCACCATGGCATTCACCACACTGGAAGTTCTCTGTCTCCTCCCATTAGACTGGGAGCTGtgcagtgcagacaccagagccTACCCACCTCTGTATCCCCAGTACCTGGCATGTAGTGTTGTTTTGGCCAATGAATAAataatctgttgaatgaatagcTAAGTGAGGGGATCACCAGTTCTGGAGATGAGATGGATGAAGGCTAGTGTCAGCCCATGCAGAAGCTTGAACAGGTAGCTAATGATTTGGTCCTGGACTCCAGCAGAAATCACTGGGTTACAGAAAGAATTAGTTAATTTCTGAGGCCTTTACAGTAAGCCTATGCCCTGGCCCTGGGAGTGGCACCAGGCCCTAAGGGTACAAACAGGAACATGACAATCCAGGCACACTCAGCTCCATGCTGGTCCTCAgagccctcccttcctcctctccagtGTTCCTGGGTGAGTGGAGACAGCAGACGGCACCAGCCCCCAGGAAGCCCAGCTTGGTCAGAGAGACTGCCCCAATTTCTCCAGGCCTAGCTGAGTGCAACAATTTAACTGTGGTCTTGGCGCCATTCCAAGCAAAGCCACCCTGAGCTCCCTGATTAATAACGGTCCTTGTTGGCTCCTCTCCTGCGACTTAACCAAGCTAGTGAGCTGCTCCAGTCTCTCTGTCAAAGCCCCAGATTGTCATATCAGTAAAACTACTCCTTAAACTCGCCCCTACTTCCTACCTGCACCTGTCTTTAAACAAACCAATCAGAAGCACAAACAAACTCTCCTCTTTCTATGATGAGTCCCTGGTGAACGCTGCAGCTCTGCTGCCCCGGCTGGCTCCCTAATCAGTACAGAAACCCCCAGCAAACGTCCCGCTGGGACtcagaaacagaagcacagaggagAGACAAGGCAACTTAGACCCGAAAGCCCGTGCACAGGGCCCCAGCCCAGGGGTATGGCGGCGGCATCTGCCCCAGGCGCTCCGAGGGCTGGAGGAAGTAGGGGGCGGAGGCCAGAGGGATTAGGCCGGGCCGGGCGGTGCCCGCAGCCCTCTCCCGGATGCGGCTACGTTTCCCCTTTGTTGAAGTGTAAAATGTTAAACAAGGCTCTTCTCCTGCCATTGGCCCAGGCAGCCCCAGGCAACCCCGAAGGATACAGTGTTGCCCGGAATGCAGGCTGTGAGCGAATGCACTGTCAGTTCTCCGGGATGGAGTGGCCCGAGGGTACTCGGGCTGGGCAGCTCAGTGCGCGCCCCACTAAAGTAGCCTACCCCTTCCCGGCTGGCCACTCCCGCCCTGGTCCCTGGCCCGCACTCACCGGCCACCTCGAGTCCGGGCTCATTGCCGAGGGCGCCCGCCGGGGCTCCGACCCCACTAGGGGAGGCCGGCGGGGAAAGACGGGCCGGGGATGGGGAGTCCCAATTCCGGAGACTGCAGACCTCGCCACCCCGACCCCCTGCCGCCCCACGCTCTGGCCCGGCTCCCTGGGATTCCCGCGCTGACCCCTGCCGCTCCCAGTCCCGCCGGCGCCCCGGTCGCTCAATTGCGGCGGCCGCCGCCCCTTTCGAAAGCCCCTAGGTTGCCCGGTCTCGGGACCTAGCACCGCCGGAACAATGGAGGCTCCCGGAGGCAGCGCGGGGACGGCGGCGGCGGAGACGGTGGCGGCAAAGGCAGTGGCAGCGGaggcggcagcagcggcggcgaCGGCGTCTGCGCAGGGTAAACGCGACGCCGCAACGCTGCCGAACTGCACTTTCGCCACACATCCCCGCCCGCCCGCTGAGGCTCAAGAGGCCATTCTCTGGGATTCGGAAGTGCCCCTGGACACCCTACATGGCTTTTCTAGCACCTCCATCTTAGAGCTGAGTTTCTGGAGACTGAAGTTGCCGTACTCGGGACCCGGAGTGGTGGGGCCGTTTGTAGCGAATCTGCGACCACGTACGGTGAGCGCGGACTGGGCGTGAGGAGCCcgcccttctcccttccccctctgcctctctccccccctcctccttctctccctcctgctggcGCCGCGGCTGCGGTAGGGACCTGGCCTTGGTCTCGGAGGAAGGCGGCGAGGCGGGGCGGGAGCCACGGGGCGGGACTGGGGGCAGGGCCAAGAGCAAGAGGGACGCGGACTGGAGCCTAAGGGGGACCCGAAGTTATAGgtaggggcggggcggggctggaaGTGAATAAACCAGTCTACGGGGCGGGGTTTGCGGCGAGTGGGCGGGGCCATCTGTAAAGCAGACCCCCAGTAAGGAGAATAGGGGCTGAACAGGGGGTGAAGCGTGGGACTAAACAGAAAAGTGGGCCTCAGAAAAGAAAGGGCGGGGCTTTGGGTGGGCCTGGAACTTGGAGATGGGCTAGGGGGAAAGGATATAGCTGGGAAAAACGTTGTGAGGCTGAAGGTAAACGGTGGGGCTTGGAAAAGGTAAAGGGGCAGGGCTGGAGAAAAAGGTGTGAATCTGAAAGTAGCTGCCTGATTGGGGGTGGTGCAGAAGGCTGGTGGGGCGTGAAAGGGG
The DNA window shown above is from Phocoena phocoena chromosome 10, mPhoPho1.1, whole genome shotgun sequence and carries:
- the BRPF1 gene encoding peregrin isoform X2, translated to MGVDFDVKTFCHNLRATKPPYECPVETCRKVYKSYSGIEYHLYHYDHDNPPPPQQTPLRKHKKKGRQSRPANKQSPTPSEVSQSPSREVMSYAQAQRMVEVDLHGRVHRISIFDNLDVVSEDEEAPEEAPENGSNKENTETPAATPKSGKHKNKEKRKDSNHHHHHNASASTTPKLPEVVYRELEQDTPDAPPRPTSYYRYIEKSAEELDEEVEYDMDEEDYIWLDIMNERRKTEGVSPIPQEIFEYLMDRLEKESYFESHNKGDPNALVDEDAVCCICNDGECQNSNVILFCDMCNLAVHQECYGVPYIPEGQWLCRRCLQSPSRAVDCALCPNKGGAFKQTDDGRWAHVVCALWIPEVCFANTVFLEPIDSIEHIPPARWKLTCYICKQRGSGACIQCHKANCYTAFHVTCAQQAGLYMKMEPVRETGANGTSFSVRKTAYCDIHTPPGSARRLPALSHSEGEEEEEEEEEEGKSWSSEKVKKAKAKSRIKMKKARKILAEKRAAAPVVSVPCIPPHRLSKITNRLTIQRKSQFMQRLHSYWTLKRQSRNGVPLLRRLQTHLQSQRNCDQVGRDSEDKNWALKEQLKSWQRLRHDLERARLLVELIRKREKLKRETIKVQQIAMEMQLTPFLILLRKTLEQLQEKDTGNIFSEPVPLSEVPDYLDHIKKPMDFFTMKQNLEAYRYLNFDDFEEDFNLIVSNCLKYNAKDTIFYRAAVRLREQGGAVLRQARRQAEKMGIDFETGMHIPHSLAGDEASHHTEDAEEERLVLLENQKHLPVEEQLKLLLERLDEVNASKQSVGRSRRAKMIKKEMTALRRKLANQRETGRDGPERHGPSSRGSLTPHPAACDKDGQTDSAAEESSSQETGKGLGPNMSSTPAHEVGRRTSVLFSKKNPKTAGPPKRPGRPPKNRESQMTPSHGGSPVGPPQLPIMGSLRQRKRGRSPRPSSSSDSDSDKSTEDPPMDLPANGFSGGNQPVKKSFLVYRNDCSLPRSSSDSESSSSSSSSAASDRTSTTPSKQGRGKPSFSRGTFPEDSSEDTSGTENEAYSVGTGRGVGHSMVRKSLGRGAGWLSEDEDSPLDALDLVWAKCRGYPSYPALIIDPKMPREGMFHHGVPIPVPPLEVLKLGEQMTQEAREHLYLVLFFDNKRTWQWLPRTKLVPLGVNQDLDKEKMLEGRKSNIRKSVQIAYHRALQHRSKVQGEQSSETSDSD